Sequence from the Aquimarina sp. Aq107 genome:
GCGATCAGGAATTACACCAGAACCTTTGGGTAGGCTATTGTCTTTTACATAGTGAGTAATTCGTTCCATAGACATTACCATAATAATCTTAGCGTTAGGTAATTCATAATACACAGGAAACTGTCCGGTATGAGAGTAGTAACCACCACCTGTTTCTTCTCCAACCAAAAGAATATCTGAATCGTTTTTAGCTAATAAAGCAAGTGCCGATCCAGCAGAAAATGTAGTGCCACCTGCCAGCATATATACCTTGCCCTGAAATCTATCTTTATTCGGTACCATCATAGTCTCTAAATCATCAAAATCCAGTTTCCAACCATCATATTTCGGATGGTTATAAAACTTGTCTTTCAAGAATTCTTTTTCTCCATACGTTCTCGTAACATATGTACGTTCTGGGATTTCTAAAGAAGATACAAAAGAACTAGTCCGTTGTTTGTATAGTTTATCTGTGATAAAAGAGAAAAGATGTACTGAGTTGGGTCTAAAACCTCCATCATTATTTCGGATATCGATAACTAAATGTTTTATTTTCTTTTTCTTAATTTCTTTAAACAGTTTTGTTAGACGAGATTTAAATGCTCTAATATCTACACCAAAAGAGTTAGCAACCAATATAGCTGTTTTTAGATCATCTCTATAGTAAACAAAAGGTTCTTTGGTATTAACATGTTGTGAAAAAAAATCAACTTTATCTGTAGTATTATGATAATTAGAAAAATAAGAGTTACGGTTGATATTTCTATGTTTGGCATTTACAAAAGATTCGGCAGCTAAGGTGATTGTTTTTTTACTGCCATTAGGTGTTATGTAATCAACTGTATATTCTTTTTGTACACCATATTCATACATATAGAATAGACCAAATTTTAATTCAATATCTCTATACTTTCTAGTAAGATTATATCCATCTGTAGGCGCGTACTTTTTTAAGGCTTCTAAAATAGTTGCAGTAGGAGTTTTGTTGATAGTAGTTACTTTTGATCCAATCGGTATATCAAAATCATCTGTATCTATATAAAACTCTGCCTGTATAATTTTTAGTATTAGTGGAAAATAGTATTGTGTAGTGTTTAATGTATTAGGAGCAAATAGTAATAGATGACCATCTTTTATTTGATCAGTAATTTGTTGCATTTTTTTAAACAGTTCAATATCTGTAATATCTTCGGATAAAGATCCTTTAGTAGTACTTAGTATAGAATCTAGTGTTACTTGATCAATATATTCATAGAGTGCAGGATGTCCCTGTTTTAATATGTTTTCAAAGATTTTAAAATCTTCTTGCGCTTTTTCTGGTGTGAGTGTTTTTTGAGCAAAAAGTGAAGTAGATATAGTAATTAAAAATACAATGCACCTAATGCGATTCATGTGATAAATTTTGATATACAATTTTTAAAGACGTCACTTAAGAAAAAATGTGACAATTTCTCGTTTCCCTGAGGTGTAAAAATAAGAAATTACATACGAGCAACGATTATTTATAGATTAAAAAAAACAGGTGCTAACGAAGCACCTGTTTTTTTATATTGTATGTGTAAAGTATATTAATTTAATTTTCGTAATTGTTTCTTTATTTTTCGAATTGCGGATTCGATAGACTTTTCTGGTTCAATTACATTATACTCTCCCCAGAATTGTGGGTCAGAGAAACCAGAGGCTTCATCACTAATTACTACAGATGATTTTAAACGATCTTTAGGGCGTAAATTTTCATTCTCTGGATTCTTTTTCCAATCAGTAACAGCCATTTCTATATTTAGCTTATAGGTAGAGTTAAATAACTTCTTTTTCCAGTTTACTTTAAAAACTAAATCGATTTTACCGTATCCGTAGTACCATCTTCCATTCTTTTCTCTATAATTCATGTTATAAGTAGCAACGGTAGGGTACACTTTGGCTCTGGTAGGTTTTTTTCTAACAAATAATTTACTTGCTTCTTCTCGGTCATCTAACTTAAGACTAAAAACAGCTTTTGTTAATGCTAATGTTTCTGAATCTATATATAACTTTCCGTAGTAATAAAGATCTTTGATGTACGGTCTTTGTTTAAACTTAAGAACATAAATATAGCGATCATTAATTTTAGTGGATTTATCAAAGCTGAATTCATATATTTTCAATATATCCTCGGTAAACAGAAGGTCTGGATTTTTCATTACATCAATGAATAAGGTACTTGATGGTCCACCTTGAAGCTTTAATGTTAGTGTGTCTAACTTTTTGTAATCAGCGCTTTTTCTGGCTTTGTATAATTTAATAACATCATTTTTATCAGACGCATAAGGCTTTTTATATACATCTACAACCGCTTCAGAAAGCGAAACATACGTGCGTCTCCGTTTTATAGTCTCCCTGTAAAAAGCCGTCATAATTGTATTATCACTTTGATAATTAGCACCACGTTTTTTCATTACTGCTTTAATAAGAGCTTCTGGATTTCTAGGGTCAATATTTATTTCTGTAAGTTCTGTGATTGATGCAGATAGTTGGATTTTTGTTTTACTACCTTTTAGTGTTGACAATGATACTATTTTGCCTTTATACCCTAAGAATGAAATAGTAATATTGGCACTGGCATTACTTTTTGGAACTTTTAGCAAAAATTCACCTTCGCTATTTGTAATGGTCGAAATGTTAGTTCCGTTAAGAGAAACTGTTGCAGAAACTAAAGGCTCATTATCAGTTTTATCTACTACAAATCCTTTATATTCATTGTAGTTTGTTTCGTTTGGGATGCCAGTGTCTTGAAAAAAGCTAAACGCCTGAAGACTATTAGAATACCCAATAATTAAAAATATACTAAGTAAAAAGGTAAAACCATTTTTACTTAAAAAAGTACTTTTTTTATTCATATCATATTCGTTCAGTTAATACTATCATTCTTAAAGTTCGAGGTAAAATGTAAAGTATACAATATACTAAATTTACCAGTGAATTTTAATGTACAATAGTTAAAAATGAGCTAATTATGAGTTTGTGAGTGCTAGTTTTGATAATTGCAAAGCATTAGATTTTAGTAAATTATCATTAAAAAAGAATTCTATTAATGAGTATTTTTCTTTTTAAAAAGAAAAATAAGAATGATATTTTAGTGATATCCACTATGATCACCAAACCAATTTTTGAGCTTTATATTTAATATTTCTGTAGTAAAAGGTTTGGTAATGTAATCATCGAGCCCTTTTGCAATAAATCGCTCTGCATCGCCAGGCAATGCGTTAGAAGTAATGGCAATTACAGGAGGTACTTTTTTATATCCTTGTCGGATTAGTTTACAGGTTTCTACGCCATCTAGTTCTGGCAAGTTGATATCCATAAGAATAAGATCGTATGTGTCTTCTTCAAACATTTCTATTGCTTTTCTACCTGTCTTAGCAACATCAGCAGTACATCCCAAATATTTAAGTATTTGTTTAGAAACGATAATGTTTGTTTCTGAATCTTCTACTAGTAAAGCATGAAGATTAAATTTTTGATCATTACTTTTATCAAAAGCTTTCTCCGTAGATGGTATAACAGCGTTAGATATTTTTGTTTTAAAAGTGAACCAGAAGTTACTTCCTTTTCCGATTTCGCTTTGCACTCCTAGTTTACCATTCATTAGGTCCACTAATTTTTTGCTTATTGTTAGTCCTAACCCAGTTCCTTCACCCACAAGAATGGCTTCGTTATGTACTTGGCTAAATCTGTTAAATAATGATTTTTGGTCCTCTTTACTTATACCAATTCCAGAATCTTCAACTTCTATCTTAAAGGTTAATTCGTCATTTTTTTTAGAAACCAACGAAGACTTTACGGTAATGGTACCTTTATTGGTAAATTTAATAGCATTACCAATTAGATTAGAAATCACTTGTTTTAATCTATTATCATCGGCATAGATTTGTTCTGGTAAGGTGTCCGGGTATTCAGAAATTAAATCAATACCTTTCGCTTTGCTATTAGCAAGGAATAGGTCAATATTTTGATGTATTAATTTTTTAAGATTAATACCTTTCGGGGATAAAGAAAATTTTCCTGCTTCCATTTTGGATAAATCCAGAATTTGATTTAGAATATCTAATAAATTCTGTGAGGATTGGTGGATAGTACTTACATACTCCTTCTGTAAATCATCTAATTTTGTGTTCTTGAAAAGTAAATCAATCATACCAATAACTCCAACCATAGGAGTTCTGATTTCATGACTCATATTAGCTAAAAAATCTTGTTTAAATTTTGAAGCTTGAAGAATCTGCTTATTTGTACCTTTCAGTTTATCTAAATTACGCCCACCAAACATTGCAAAAAGTCCCAGAAATATGGGTGCAGTATCTATTATATAATGTATAGGGTGTGTTTTTTGTATAAATAGAACAGATTCCAAAGAAAACTCTAAACCTAATTTAGAAATATCTATACTGGTAGCAACAATCGGGAACATTAGTCCGAATAAAATTCCATAAAAGGTATATTTTGCGGCTTCAGATTTTAACCATGATTTTTGACTCATAGATGGTTTTTTGACTACGATCTTACGTTAGTTAATGATCCGATAAGGTTATTTTGGGGCCTTACTGGGATATATGCTAAATATAGTGGTTTTTTTGTAAATGAATAATATCTACTTTTTCGATTACTAGCCGCCGATACTAATCATGCTTCTATTTTGAGAATGAAGTTCAGGGTTTTCTAGTTTATCAGGAGTATCCATTCCTCCTCGAGAAGCAAATTTATGCTTTAGAGCAGATTGTATCGTTGGAAGTATTGATTGATTAGCCCTAAGTGGTTTTAATAAGGAAAACTCATTATTAGAAAATAAACAGTTTTTTAGTTTCCCATCTGCTGTAATACGTATTCTATTACACGTATCGCAAAAAGGATTCGTAACAGAACTAATAATAGCAAAACGACCTAAATGCCCATCAATTTTATAATTTCTAGCAGTGTCATTAGGTGAGTCTGTTAATCTTTTCAGTTGCAACGGGAAAGTATAATGTACTTTGTCCAATATCTCTTGCTGTGTTACTAATTTATCCATATTCCATTGATTACCATCAAAAGGCATGAATTCAATAAATCGAATAGTAAGATTTTGATTCTTTGTTAGATTAATAAAATCAATGATTTCATCTTCATTGAATTTTTTTATTAAAACAATATTTAGTTTAACATGAAAACCTTCCTTTTGAAAAAGTTGAATGGTATTCCAGACTTTATCGAATTCATTTCGGCGAGTAATTTTCTCAAACTTTTCTTTATGTAGTGAGTCGATACTTATGGTAATGGTATTAACATTACTTGCTTTTAAAAGAGGAAGAAAACGATCTGCTAATACTCCATTAGTCGTAATTCCTATTTCTACAGGCAGTGTGGCTAGTTTTTCTAAAATTAATGGAAAATCTTTTCTTACCATTGGTTCTCCACCAGTTAACCTAATCTTGGTAACACCAATATTAACAAACTCTTTTGCAATTGTATGGATTTCATCTGACGTCATTAGATGTTCTTTAGGTCTCAATGGTATTCCATTCGCGGGCATGCAATAGGTACATCTTAGATTGCATCTTTCTGTCAAAGAAATTCTAAGATATGTGTGTTTTCGTCCTAAACTATCTGTTAATATGTTCTGATTATTTATATCCACTTTCAATTAAGATTCGTTTCCATCGTGTTTAGCTCCTTTTAATATTCGAAAGGTATGCAATACAGCAGGGAAAATAGCTTCCATAGATTCTTTTGCTCCATTTGTTGATCCTGGTAATGCAAGTATTAATGATTCTCCAATCACGCCTGCAACACTTCTAGAAAGCATAGCATATGGCATCCTGTTTTGACCATAAGTTCGGATTGCTTCTTCTATTCCAGGAATTCTACGTTCTATTAAAGGGAGTAGTGCTTCTGGTGTTACATCCCGAGGTGATAATCCGGTACCCCCAGTAAAAATGATAAGATCATTCTCATCTTTTCTTAATTGCTTTACCTGTTGCTGTATTTCATCTATCTCATCTGGGATTATTGTATATGTGTTAATGGTAACCCCACATTCTTTTAATTTTTCTATAATCGCTTTACCTGCTTTATCTTCTTTATGACCTGCAGAAATTGAGTCAGAACATACAATAACACCCGCTGTAAAAGGTTCTCCATTATCTTTGTAACTAGATTTCCCTCCTCGTTTTTTAAGCAACTTAATATGTTGGATTTCTACATTTTTGTCAACAGGCTTAAGCATATCATACATTGTGAGGGCTACTACAGATACTCCATGCATTGCTTCAACTTCTACACCCGTTTTATAAATGGTTTTTACCGTCATTTCTATGACAATTTCTAGATTATTAATTTTGTAATCTATGCTAGTGTATTCAATAGGTAAGGGATGACAATCCGGAATCATATCACTGGTTCTTTTAACGGCAAATAAACCTGCAGTTTTAGCCATTTCAAAAACATCTCCTTTAGGAATACATTTAGAAACAATGGCTTGTATGGTTTCGGAACTTCCTACTTTTACAATAGCTTGCGCTACTGCCGTACGAAGTGTATTATTTTTATGTGTGATGTCTACCATTCTTAATTATTTACTTTCCAAACGTGAGTTTCATCTTCAAAAATTTCTTTTCCAAATACAGGGACATCTTTTTTTATTTCTTCAACTAAAAACTCCAATGCTTCAAAAGCTACTCTTCTATGCGGAGCAGATACAAATACAAAAAGACAAATTTCGCCAGCTTTTACTTTTCCTAAACTATGATAAATATGCATACAGGTAAGATCATATTTATCAAAAGTAGCTTCACGTATTTCGTGAAATTTTTCTTCGGCCATATCCTTATACGCAGAATATTCAATCGCTTGTACAATATTACCGTCAATCTCATCTGCTCGTACTTGGCCTAAAAAAATATCGTGAGCACCAATAGTTGTCTTAGTTTGATGTTTTTCGATAGAGTTTGCGATAAAATTTGGACGTATCGGTCCTTCTACAAAAACAGTTTTTCTTTTTTCCATGTATTACTTTTTTTAACCACCAGAAAATGGAGGTAATAACGCTATCTCACTTGTAGGGTTAAGTAGAGTGTTATTTGACTTAATTTCTTTATCAATCGCAATTTTAAATGATAAACTTTGCAATTTTTGATATTTGTTTTTTAGTAAATTTTCTAATTGATCTACTTTGCTACCATGTTCTAAAGAAATAATTTCTTCTTTACAATTAGTAGCTTCAGCAATCATCCCGAAATATAAAACCTTTAATTCCATTGTGTTGCCTGTTTATATTGTTGAGGTGTGTTTATGTTTTTTATGTACGGAGCTATAGCATCTTCTGTAGGAATACTTTTTACTTTTAGAGTAGAAAGTGTTTTTCTTAAGCTTAAACGTTTGTTATTGATACTTTCTAGAAAAGTACTAATAACAGATTCATTATATAATGTAATTAATGGAATATCTTGGAAAGTGATTACATCAAAATTAGGTTCATGTGCAGAAATTAATTTATCAAGAACCATATGATTTACAAAAGGGACATCACAGCTAAGGATTAAATTCTGTTTTGTTGTAGTATGAGTTAATCCAGTATAGATTCCTCCAACAGGTCCTAAATCAGGAATTATATCACAAATGCACGGATAACCAAAAATAGTATAGGCTGGATTATTAGTAATGATTAGAATTTTGTCTGTAATTGATTCTAGGGCCTTTAAAATATGAGCTATAAAAGGTTTTCCTTTGTGTAGTTTTAAACCTTTATCTTCTCCCATTCTGCTACTTTTACCACCAGCTAGTATAATCCCTGTTATGTCTAAACCTTGCAGAGAACTCATAATTGTAACTCTTTTAATTGTTGATCTAAGAAATCCCAGCAATTTTTATTGATATTTTCAAATACACTAATCATTTTTAGTCCATATTCGGTGATTTCTGTGCCACCTCCACCGCTTCCTCCAGTATTAGTAATAACAACAGGAATAGAAGCATTTTTGTTAATGGAATCAACTAAATTCCAAGCTTTTTTATACGACATCCCAAGAGATTTTGCAGCTTTAGAGAGAGAACCTTCGGTTTTTATGGCTTTTAGAATTTTAATTCTTCCTTCACCAAGGAAAACGCCCTTCTCACCTTCGATCCATATCCTGCTTTTTATATGATACATGTTAGTCGTTGTTTCCTGCAAGATATAACGAAAAAAAAGAAGAATACACTCTTTCAGAAATTTTTATGATTTATTCAAAATAGAAAGAGTTTGATAAGGTAAATTGAAATTATAGTTGTGTTCTTTTTTGAAAACATAAAATTAATCAGGTAGCAAAATAGTTTCTACCAAAGAATCTTTATCAACTTTACTAATATTTTCTGGAATAAAAACTAAAGCATTTGCTACAGCATAGGAATGTAACATGGCAGAACTTTGACCTTCTAGAATTTCTACAGTTTCATTAGAAACTTTAGCTTTTAAAAACTGTGCCCGATCTCCTTTTTTGATAAAATCTTTTGTTAAAGATTTCAGAGTCCTTTTAAGGCCAGCAGAAGCGGAATCACCCATTATTTTTTGAATAACAGGAATTACATAAATATAAAAGCAAGTAAGAGAGGATGCAGGATTACCGGGTAAAGCAAAAATGAATGTTTCCTTATTTTTTCCAAAAAACAATGGTTTACCAGGTTTTTGTTTGATTTTATAAAATAATTCTTCAGTACCAAGTTCGGATAAAGCTTCTTTTACAAAATCGTAATCACCTACAGAAATTCCTCCACTGATTAATACTAAATCATTATTTTTAATAGCTTGTCTGATTGTTTCTTTTGTACTTTCGTATTCATCCTGAACAATATATTTATTAATTTCTTTTATTTGAAATTGCTCTAGAACAGCTTGTAGTTGAACAGAATTGCTTTCATAGATTTTTCCTTCTTGCAGTTTTTGTCCAGGCGCTATCAATTCATTTCCAGTTGTTATTATTGCTGCGCTTGGGGGAACAAAAACTTCTAAATCAGTAATCCCTAATCCTGCTAAAAATCCAATACCAGCAGGAGATATTTTTGTTCCTTTTTCTAATGCAATATCTCCTTTTTTTATCTGTTCTCCAGTGGCTCTAATATTTTGGTTTTGGTGTATTTCTTCATTTATGGTAATAGTGTTTTCTGATCTTATTACCTTTTCTTGTATTACTATAGTATTTGCATTATCAGGAACTCTTGCACCTGTAAAAATGCGAACTCCTTGTCCTGGCAATAATGAATAATCATCTGCATCACCTGCTTTTACTTCACCAATAATTTGATAGGTGTTTTTATCATGAAGTAACAAGGCGTATCCATCCATCGCTGATTGACGGAATGGTGGCATATGTATGGGAGTAGGAATATTTTTGCTAAGCCTTAATCCATTGGTATCTTTTAATAAAACGGTTTTTGTTTTAGGAGTATAAAGTACTTCAGAGATTATAGACAATGCTTTTGATACAGAAATCATTTTCGAATTATTTTGTATCAAAAATATTGCTTTGTTAGGAGCTAACCTAAATTTTATAACGCATAAAAAAAGCACGGCAATAAATACCGTGCTATCATAAAACCTTACTTTTTATGATTGATTTAACCTTTAAAAACGATTTTTTTTAGTTTGTAACCTTCAATTTTAATGAAGTATGTTTTTGGATCTCTATAATTATGAATGTAATCATCAATTATACCGTGATCTAATAATCTACCTGTTAGCGTATAAAGACTATAGTTAAGACCTTGGGGAACTTCTTTGATGTCTTTAAATGTTTCTAAACCGGTACTTTGCTGACAAGTTGAGTCTGCTAGAAATCTATCGATAAAGGTAACTCGTCCTTTTTTCTCTCCTTCTAAAGTAACTGTTGCGGATTCGTCTACGTCAAGAATTCCGTTTCCAGAAATATCTCCTAATATAATTAAGCAAGCGTTTCTGATTTTAATTCTTGCACCGTTTTCGATATGTAAACTTTCTGTTATAAAAATAACACCTTCTTCGGTATTTTCGTCTAAACCATTAATTATGGTGTTCTCAGTCACTGACATTAATTTATAAGAAATGTCAATTTTTACGTTCGCAAATGCAACACTTGCGAAAAGTAATGTTAATAGGGGTAATAATTTTTTCATAAGGTTCAGTTTTTGGGTTAAACTGCAATTTAAAAAGTAAGCTTTTTCTTACTAATTTAGTGTTTTTATCGTTGTAAAACACATAATCAACGACAAGATACAACTTTTTATGTTAAAACCGTAATTTTTTACATTTAAATATTGATTTTGTTACTATGGATTTGATAAAATTTCTCATTTAACCTATAAACACTGGTGTTTAGACAAATGTTAAATTTTAGAGTTTTATTAACAGATTGATTTCCAATTTATTGCTTTTAGAGGTTTTCGTTGTAAAATGATAGATCCCGTTTTTTTAAGTGTTATTTTTAAAAATTAGTATGTGATTTAAGGATATTTAATTTTAAATTTGATCATAATGATGATCAAACTATTATTATTTTCCCAAGGCTTTAATATTTGGTTTAAAAACCTACTAAGAGAGCTTTCTAATAATTTAATCAGCCTTTTTTTTATAGGATTTGTCTATTTGGCTTTATGGCACTTTCCGCAGACAGTGGATTTATTGTTAATTCTAAATCAAGCAGACACTTTTTTACTAGAAGTTCCATTGTACTTTAGTTTGCTTATTACCGCTGCTTTTTTAATTTGGAATGCCCCTAAGTATTTTTATTTTCATAATTATAAAGATATTACTCTTACCAATCTCATAGGGTTTATTCCCAATCAACATTATCGATTTCAGGATAGAAGTGAATCTGCTAGCTATACTTATGTTACTAGAATTCATATGAGAAAAACATTACCAAGAATTTTAGCAATTTTATTACTGGCTATATCTGCATTGAGTATTCTTAATGCAATGGAATTATTTGGTTTAGAAAATACGTATACCGAGTTTTTAAATCCTACAAATACGTTGATCTTCATTATTTTTCTGTTATTACTATTGTCCGAGCCTAAATTGTATAAAGTGCTAAAGGATTTTCTTAATCGAAGTGCTAAAACTAAGTTTTTTGTCTTTATACTTTCTATTGGATTAATGGTTTTGATTATATCCTTAGGAACATTAAATACTCAAACAGAAAAGGATTTAGGTAATCTTTTTCTTTCTAGTAGTGCATTAGTACTGTTATTTTTTACTTTATCATTTAATAGTTATTGGTTTTTAAAACGTTTTCCGAAAAAGTTATTTTATACTTTTATTTTAATGTCGGGGTTCATTATGTTAATGACATTTCTATTATTTAATTTTTATCCTAGTCTGGTAACTGGAATAAATCCATTATCCGTTTTAATTCTTTCGCTTTTAAGTCTTTTCATGATTTGTTTTATCTTGATTTTAATTGGAAAAAAAATACGCCTTCCTTTATTATCAATTGTAACAGTCTTTTGTGTTTTCTCAGCTAAGTTTTTTTCAGATACGTCGGATCATTATCAACTTAATTTGATGGAAACCCATGTTGATAGGCCTTCATTAGATACTTATATATATTATTGGTTAAAGAGTAGGGAGAACATAATTAATGATAGTGAAACTACTTTTCCAATTATTATGGTTTCTGCTGAGGGAGGAGGATCGAGAGCAGGACTTTGGGCTTTTTTAGTGCATAGCTATTTGTATGAAAATACGAATGGAGATTATTTTGAAAAACATTTGCTTTCATTAACAGGAGCCTCTGGCGGTGGTGTTGGCAATTCCATGTTTTTTGCAGAAGCTAGAAATACCAGCTTACAAGGCAAAAAATCAAGGTTTAAAATTGAAGAGAATACTCAAGTACCTATTGTAGACTATAAAGCCAGTAGTATTTATAAGGAAAATTATTTATCGGTTGCGTTGTTGTCTTTATTAGGACGAGATCTATTTAAGGAAGTCACTAGTTTATTTAAATTTAAAAATAGAGGACAATTATTAGAAGAACAATGGATCGAAGCACACGAAAAATACTTTTTGGATTCAAAAGGTAAGAGTATTATTGACAAAGAGTTTCTGTCTTTTTACGATAATGCTTTTATCCTTGATACTATGGATTTGATTTCTCAAAAAATACCACCTTTATTATTTGTGAATACTACACATACTCAAACTGGAAACTATAATATTATTAGTCCAGTAGAGTACTCTCAAGTAAAAGAATTAACGGGAATGAACGATTTTTTAAGTACTATACAGGCTAGTTATCCTAATAATTCTATAGCACTTTCGACTGCGATGAGGATTAATGCAAGTTTTCCATTTATTACTCCTGTTGGAGAAGTTAGGAATACGACACAAAAAGATTTACTTATATCTGATCAATATGCAGATGCTGGATATTATGACAATATTGGAGGGAGAGTATCAATAGGTGTTGAAGAAGTGTTTAAGAAAGTATTAAGTGATTCTTTTCCTTTGTTGAGAAAGAAAGTGAAAATTAAACAATTGATTATCACCAATGAAGAAGAGCTAAAAATAGCGAAAACAAGTACACAGCTCTCAGCCCCATTAACAACTCTTAGAAATGTTAGATATGGTCATACAAAAGAGGTTATGGAAAAATTGGGCGATGATTATGTAATTAGTTTAAAACAAACAGAAATTATGCCTTCCTCGGTTAATTTGTTGACTAGAGATATTAATAAAGAAGAACTCTTTATAAAACCAGTACTGCCGCTAGGGAGATATTTATCTACTGTAGCAATTAGATCTATGGAAGCTAGATTAGATTCAGTGAAAGTGGATTTGGATTTAATTACACAATAAGCAAGTCAATTGTCGTTTTTTTTTGTACATTTGTCAATGTAAAAAATTCTTTTGGTTATGAGCGCAGTATCACCGTTGGATTATGATGGTTTAGAAAGTAATGGTTTATTGAGGTACTTAAATATAGATATTCCTTTACACAATGTTTATGATTTCATTGAACTATCTCGTAATGGTATTGATAAGCGAGCATTATTACATCTTGCTAAGACCATAGATTTTGATTTGAGTGAGTTGGCCCATGTACTACATTTGTCTGAGCGTACAATACAACGCTATGAACTTAATAAAAAGTTAAGTACTGAAGCAAGCTCCAAAGCTTTGCAATTGGCAAAACTTTATGCAAGAGGTGAAAACATTTTTGGGGATTTAGATCGTTTTAAACGGTGGATGGAGCATCCAAATGTTGCTTTAGCTACAAAAAAACCCAAAGAACTTCTTGATACCACTTTTGGGTTTCAGTTATTAAACGAAGAGTTAATTCGTATAGAGCATGGAATTTTTGCATAATGTTGGTATATAGAATTGCCAAACAAAAGTATATAAAGGACCTTACCGGAATTGGAGCTAAAACCGTTGGAGGTAGATGGAATCCAAAAGGGGTTGCTGTCCTATATACAAGTACTACTGCAGCTCTTTCTGTATTAGAAGTACTAGCTCATTTACCAGCTGCATACTTTCCAGATAATATGGCTATAGCTACGATAGAATTGCCAGATGATCTAATTTCTACAATAGATATTAAAGAATTACCAAAGGATTGGAATAAAATACCACCTTCTACAGGAATTCAACATTTTGCCTTAAACTGGATATCGGAGAATATAAGCTTGGGATTAAAAGTTCCTAGTATTATAGTACCTAGAGAACAGAATCTTCTTATTAATCCGTTACATCCTGATTTTAATTTGGTAAAGTTAATAGAGATTGAACCTTTTAGTTTTGATACACGATTACTTAAATAAATTCTTCGTATTTAATTTTTGTGACTAATGTTTACAGACTTAGTTTTACAAAATAATGACTATTATTAATGATGTTTTGTAGCTAATTTTTTGTTAAT
This genomic interval carries:
- a CDS encoding S41 family peptidase, producing the protein MNRIRCIVFLITISTSLFAQKTLTPEKAQEDFKIFENILKQGHPALYEYIDQVTLDSILSTTKGSLSEDITDIELFKKMQQITDQIKDGHLLLFAPNTLNTTQYYFPLILKIIQAEFYIDTDDFDIPIGSKVTTINKTPTATILEALKKYAPTDGYNLTRKYRDIELKFGLFYMYEYGVQKEYTVDYITPNGSKKTITLAAESFVNAKHRNINRNSYFSNYHNTTDKVDFFSQHVNTKEPFVYYRDDLKTAILVANSFGVDIRAFKSRLTKLFKEIKKKKIKHLVIDIRNNDGGFRPNSVHLFSFITDKLYKQRTSSFVSSLEIPERTYVTRTYGEKEFLKDKFYNHPKYDGWKLDFDDLETMMVPNKDRFQGKVYMLAGGTTFSAGSALALLAKNDSDILLVGEETGGGYYSHTGQFPVYYELPNAKIIMVMSMERITHYVKDNSLPKGSGVIPDRTILFSVEDLIKGKDSQLDYIFKLIKG
- a CDS encoding carboxypeptidase-like regulatory domain-containing protein, with protein sequence MNKKSTFLSKNGFTFLLSIFLIIGYSNSLQAFSFFQDTGIPNETNYNEYKGFVVDKTDNEPLVSATVSLNGTNISTITNSEGEFLLKVPKSNASANITISFLGYKGKIVSLSTLKGSKTKIQLSASITELTEINIDPRNPEALIKAVMKKRGANYQSDNTIMTAFYRETIKRRRTYVSLSEAVVDVYKKPYASDKNDVIKLYKARKSADYKKLDTLTLKLQGGPSSTLFIDVMKNPDLLFTEDILKIYEFSFDKSTKINDRYIYVLKFKQRPYIKDLYYYGKLYIDSETLALTKAVFSLKLDDREEASKLFVRKKPTRAKVYPTVATYNMNYREKNGRWYYGYGKIDLVFKVNWKKKLFNSTYKLNIEMAVTDWKKNPENENLRPKDRLKSSVVISDEASGFSDPQFWGEYNVIEPEKSIESAIRKIKKQLRKLN
- a CDS encoding ATP-binding protein — its product is MSQKSWLKSEAAKYTFYGILFGLMFPIVATSIDISKLGLEFSLESVLFIQKTHPIHYIIDTAPIFLGLFAMFGGRNLDKLKGTNKQILQASKFKQDFLANMSHEIRTPMVGVIGMIDLLFKNTKLDDLQKEYVSTIHQSSQNLLDILNQILDLSKMEAGKFSLSPKGINLKKLIHQNIDLFLANSKAKGIDLISEYPDTLPEQIYADDNRLKQVISNLIGNAIKFTNKGTITVKSSLVSKKNDELTFKIEVEDSGIGISKEDQKSLFNRFSQVHNEAILVGEGTGLGLTISKKLVDLMNGKLGVQSEIGKGSNFWFTFKTKISNAVIPSTEKAFDKSNDQKFNLHALLVEDSETNIIVSKQILKYLGCTADVAKTGRKAIEMFEEDTYDLILMDINLPELDGVETCKLIRQGYKKVPPVIAITSNALPGDAERFIAKGLDDYITKPFTTEILNIKLKNWFGDHSGYH
- the moaA gene encoding GTP 3',8-cyclase MoaA — translated: MDINNQNILTDSLGRKHTYLRISLTERCNLRCTYCMPANGIPLRPKEHLMTSDEIHTIAKEFVNIGVTKIRLTGGEPMVRKDFPLILEKLATLPVEIGITTNGVLADRFLPLLKASNVNTITISIDSLHKEKFEKITRRNEFDKVWNTIQLFQKEGFHVKLNIVLIKKFNEDEIIDFINLTKNQNLTIRFIEFMPFDGNQWNMDKLVTQQEILDKVHYTFPLQLKRLTDSPNDTARNYKIDGHLGRFAIISSVTNPFCDTCNRIRITADGKLKNCLFSNNEFSLLKPLRANQSILPTIQSALKHKFASRGGMDTPDKLENPELHSQNRSMISIGG